From the Lathyrus oleraceus cultivar Zhongwan6 chromosome 4, CAAS_Psat_ZW6_1.0, whole genome shotgun sequence genome, one window contains:
- the LOC127076280 gene encoding germin-like protein subfamily 3 member 1: MFQIIFLLSLFLSISNASVQDFCVADLKASDTPSGFPCKSATTVTVEDFAFSGLIEPANVTNIINAAVTPAFVAQFPGLNGLGLSAARLDLGPAGVIPLHSHPGASELLIVTQGHITAGFVSSANTVYIKTLKKGELMVFPQGLLHFQATAGKRKAVAFPVFSSASPGLQILDFALFASNFSTPLIAKTTFLDPVLIKKLKSVLGGSG, encoded by the coding sequence ATGTTTCAAATCATTTTCCTCCTCTCCCTTTTCCTCTCCATTTCCAATGCTTCTGTCCAAGACTTCTGTGTAGCAGATCTCAAAGCCTCAGACACCCCTTCAGGCTTCCCTTGCAAGTCAGCCACAACAGTAACCGTAGAAGACTTTGCATTTTCCGGCTTAATTGAGCCAGCAAACGTAACAAACATAATCAACGCCGCCGTTACGCCTGCATTTGTCGCACAATTTCCAGGCCTTAATGGCCTTGGTCTCTCAGCAGCTAGGTTAGACCTTGGTCCTGCAGGTGTTATCCCTCTACACAGTCACCCGGGTGCAAGTGAGCTTCTTATTGTGACACAAGGTCACATCACTGCTGGATTTGTTTCTTCAGCTAACACTGTTTATATTAAAACTTTGAAGAAAGGTGAACTCATGGTTTTTCCACAAGGTTTGTTGCATTTTCAAGCTACTGCTGGTAAGAGAAAAGCTGTTGCTTTTCCTGTTTTTAGTAGTGCTAGTCCTGGTCTTCAGATTCTTGATTTTGCACTCTTTGCAAGCAATTTCTCTACTCCTTTGATTGCAAAGACCACTTTCCTTGATCCTGTTCTTATCAAGAAACTCAAGAGTGTTCTTGGTGGAAGCGGCTAA